Within Acidobacteriota bacterium, the genomic segment CCTTACCAGCCTGAACAAGAAACCGGCTGGCAATCATCAATGAGGAGGCTATCATGAGTCATTGCTGCGGCTGCGACCGCGCCGAAAAAATGCTGGCGACGGCCCTGGACATGGAGCGGAAAGGGCTCGAGTTCTACGAGAAGACCCTGCAGACCTGCCACAACGAGGTGGGCCGGCGGATCTTCACCATGCTGAAGAAGGACGAGGAGGTCCACGCCAAACGGATCCAGATGCACTACGACGCCCTTCGCGGCACCCACCAGTGGGCGGCGGACTGGAAGACCCACGCCGTGGACCACCCGGACCTCCTGGAGATGATGAAGGGCCTGGCCGTCAGCCAGGGGACCAACATCAAGGCCGAGGCGAGCGACCTGGAGGCCCTGGACGTCGGCATCGACTTCGAGCACCGGGCCGTGGTCTTCTACATGGAGAACCTCAACCGGGCTACGGACCCCGTGGAACGGGCCTTCGTCAAGCGGATGGTGGAGGAGGAGGAAGCCCACTGGAAGGCGCTCTCCGAGATGAAGTACTTCCTCACCGATCCGGCGGCCTGGTTCCGCGAGAACGAGAAGACCACCCTCGACGGCGGCGGCGCGGGCGTCTGAGCCCGGCGTTTCCGGGCGCCGCGGCGGCGGCGGGGAGTTCGCCGGAAGGCCGAATCCACCAAGCCGCGGAGGACGCTGGGAAGCGCAACGTCGTCTGTTCGTAAAAGCTGATCAGGTCCCCGCGTGTTGCCGGCCAGATGGCCCGGGTTTCAACCGGGCCGTTCGCCCGGCGGCCCGCGGGGTGTTTTTTCCGGGTATGCTCCGGTTACGCCCCCGGAACGCTTTCAGTACCCCATTGCCCTCGTGCCTGCAAGGAGGACCAACCATGGCAGCCAAAAGCATCGACGAATTCCGGAAAGAGCGGGAAGCCCTCAACGAGATCGTCCTGCGGAAGGGCGGCAAGAACATCAAGCGCTTCTTCGCCATCGACACCCAGACTTACGAGGCGGGCGCGCTGGACCGCAAGAC encodes:
- a CDS encoding ferritin family protein; protein product: MSHCCGCDRAEKMLATALDMERKGLEFYEKTLQTCHNEVGRRIFTMLKKDEEVHAKRIQMHYDALRGTHQWAADWKTHAVDHPDLLEMMKGLAVSQGTNIKAEASDLEALDVGIDFEHRAVVFYMENLNRATDPVERAFVKRMVEEEEAHWKALSEMKYFLTDPAAWFRENEKTTLDGGGAGV